From the genome of Streptomyces sp. V1I1, one region includes:
- a CDS encoding SPFH domain-containing protein codes for MADIIRRFGWRHLRSTPTAHVRHHKRGQLVHDGPGLSFWFRALTAALCEVPVDDRELAMAFHARTSDFQDVTVQATVTYRISDPATAAARLDFSIDPDTGVWRGAPLEQISTLLTETAQQHALDVLARTPLAAALVDGVASVRDRIGQGLAAEPRLDATGIAVVAVRVVALRPEPEVERALRTPAREQIQQEADRATYERRAVAVERERAIAENELASKIELARREEQLVDQRGTNARREAEESAAADGVRAEAEAARTVRLARAEAEAAREVGEARAQAQAAWLRVHADVDAATLHALTGTLLAENLPRIDSLTVSPDVLTGLLAKLGRPHGEQA; via the coding sequence ATGGCCGACATCATCAGGCGCTTCGGATGGCGTCATCTTCGCTCCACGCCCACCGCCCATGTCCGCCACCACAAGCGCGGACAGCTCGTCCACGACGGCCCCGGACTGAGCTTCTGGTTCCGCGCCCTGACCGCCGCGCTGTGCGAAGTGCCGGTCGACGACCGGGAACTGGCCATGGCTTTCCACGCCCGTACGTCCGACTTCCAGGACGTCACCGTGCAGGCGACGGTCACGTACCGGATCAGCGATCCGGCCACCGCCGCCGCCCGCCTCGACTTCTCCATCGACCCTGACACCGGCGTCTGGCGCGGCGCCCCGCTGGAGCAGATCTCAACCCTCCTCACCGAAACCGCCCAGCAGCACGCTCTCGACGTGCTGGCCCGCACGCCGCTGGCGGCAGCACTGGTGGACGGCGTCGCATCGGTACGGGACCGGATCGGCCAGGGGCTGGCCGCCGAGCCCCGGCTGGACGCCACCGGAATCGCCGTCGTCGCCGTACGCGTCGTCGCCCTGCGGCCCGAGCCCGAGGTCGAGCGGGCGCTGCGCACCCCGGCACGGGAGCAGATACAGCAGGAGGCGGACCGGGCGACGTACGAGCGGCGCGCCGTGGCCGTGGAGCGCGAGCGCGCCATCGCCGAGAACGAACTCGCCAGCAAGATCGAACTGGCCCGCCGGGAGGAGCAGTTGGTCGACCAGCGCGGCACCAACGCGCGCCGCGAGGCCGAGGAGAGCGCCGCGGCCGACGGCGTACGGGCGGAGGCGGAGGCCGCGCGTACGGTCCGGCTGGCCAGGGCCGAGGCCGAAGCGGCACGCGAGGTCGGCGAGGCACGGGCCCAGGCCCAGGCCGCCTGGCTGCGGGTGCACGCCGACGTGGACGCCGCCACCCTGCACGCCCTGACCGGCACACTGCTGGCCGAGAACCTGCCCCGCATCGACAGCCTCACCGTCTCCCCCGACGTCCTCACCGGCCTGCTGGCCAAGCTCGGCCGCCCCCACGGGGAGCAGGCGTGA
- a CDS encoding TetR/AcrR family transcriptional regulator has product MTTTATTSTRERLLDAAAELFYREGVGIGVEALCREAGVSKRSMYQLFDSKDAVLAASLQRRAPQYQTLLIPPKDDPRPPRARILHVFERLEEASTTPGFRGCPFLAVEVELKNPEHPASRVARKVKQALTDFFRTEAERGGAADPGLLARQLTLVFDGASARAGVGAETLDGLAVTTAGALLDVAGLTS; this is encoded by the coding sequence ATGACCACGACAGCGACGACGTCCACCCGGGAGCGACTGCTCGACGCCGCGGCCGAGCTCTTCTACCGCGAAGGTGTCGGCATCGGCGTCGAGGCGCTGTGCCGGGAGGCCGGGGTCTCGAAGCGCTCGATGTACCAGCTGTTCGACAGCAAGGACGCGGTCCTCGCCGCCTCTCTGCAGCGGCGCGCTCCGCAGTACCAGACGCTGCTCATCCCCCCGAAGGACGATCCGCGCCCGCCCCGCGCGCGGATCCTGCACGTCTTCGAACGGCTGGAGGAGGCCTCCACGACTCCCGGGTTCCGGGGCTGCCCGTTTCTCGCCGTGGAGGTCGAGCTCAAGAACCCCGAGCACCCGGCGAGCCGGGTCGCCCGCAAGGTCAAGCAGGCCCTCACCGACTTCTTCCGCACCGAGGCCGAACGCGGCGGCGCGGCCGATCCCGGGCTGCTGGCACGGCAGTTGACCCTGGTCTTCGACGGGGCGAGCGCCCGCGCCGGGGTCGGGGCGGAGACCCTCGACGGGCTCGCGGTCACCACCGCGGGCGCTCTCCTCGACGTCGCCGGACTGACCTCTTAG
- a CDS encoding PKD domain-containing protein, whose protein sequence is MVQAAARGPRALLGVPKDAPVGSAVRLTVTVDGRQPAAGYRYRWHFGDGTQQETSESSVTHAYGREGPYLPRLVVTAEDGRPVLTEAAHTVTVS, encoded by the coding sequence GTGGTTCAAGCTGCCGCCCGCGGGCCCCGGGCGCTGCTGGGCGTCCCGAAGGACGCGCCTGTCGGCAGTGCGGTGCGGCTGACCGTGACAGTGGACGGGAGGCAGCCCGCCGCCGGCTACCGCTACCGCTGGCACTTCGGTGACGGCACACAGCAGGAGACGAGCGAGTCGAGCGTCACTCACGCCTACGGCCGGGAAGGTCCGTATCTGCCACGGCTGGTGGTGACCGCCGAGGACGGCCGGCCGGTGCTGACCGAGGCCGCGCACACCGTCACCGTGAGCTGA
- a CDS encoding hemerythrin domain-containing protein has product MDTPIKPDGRIAALGNQLIDIHLSLREGLARLREDAEAWLDGRAERPRELRAHCLAFCSAVNRHHTGEDDGAFPALGELHPELRPVLEELGRDHHVVAGILRGLEELLGRPGPDTEPVDAQRVRTELDSLAALLESHFVYEEKRLVAALNALPDRAGTAGTLLGREAT; this is encoded by the coding sequence ATGGACACACCCATCAAGCCGGACGGCCGCATCGCGGCCCTCGGCAACCAGCTGATCGACATCCACCTTTCGCTCCGCGAGGGGCTCGCCAGGCTTCGCGAGGACGCCGAAGCCTGGCTCGACGGCCGGGCAGAGCGGCCGCGCGAACTGCGGGCGCACTGCCTGGCCTTCTGCTCGGCAGTGAACCGGCATCACACCGGCGAGGACGACGGGGCCTTCCCCGCTCTCGGCGAGCTTCACCCCGAACTGCGGCCGGTGCTCGAGGAGTTGGGGCGCGACCATCACGTTGTGGCCGGGATCCTGCGCGGGCTGGAAGAGCTGCTCGGCCGGCCCGGTCCGGACACGGAGCCCGTGGACGCACAGCGCGTACGGACGGAGCTGGACAGCCTGGCCGCCCTGCTGGAGTCGCATTTCGTCTACGAGGAGAAGCGGCTCGTCGCGGCCCTCAACGCGCTGCCGGACCGGGCCGGGACCGCCGGGACCCTGCTGGGCCGGGAGGCGACCTGA
- a CDS encoding serine/threonine-protein kinase → MNAWSVPGYTESRELGSGGSGRVVLAVHDATGVPVAVKYLSERLRTDSAFVQEFRAEARLLGGLDSPYVVGLYEYVEAPQGAAIVMELVDGIALRALLLREGATGPEAALVVLKGSLLGLAAAHRMGVVHRDYKPENVLVAADGSSKLVDFGIAAGRGSTPGVAGTPAYMAPEQWNGEPASPAADVYAATATFYECLTGHKPFSGENFAELALQHIGTPVPEEETPEPVRPLIRRGMAKEPQERPENAAAFVAELEEIAGAAYGPDWEERGQRRLAALAALLPLLFPSASGQAAGTTELATTAVGGGWGGSWKPGLRGVLTGVAALVVAVMVAIAAGARGDDPRQTTAQSLATTSAVPGSATTLPADGPTSASPSPTGSASPDSSPSPSSASPSASATTGPPSPPPSSTAASPTPTSAPPTETSPSAPTTPPVRVKSVSVSSLRKTSTSVASASIDVATDGTGPVTIVIAWFTSDAKGELGAQDGSQAFERSGATQYTITLDHTFQGKGCYWGVRATTNPAAANSSSSQQIQARRCPIQ, encoded by the coding sequence GGCCGTCAAATACCTCAGCGAGAGGCTGCGGACGGACTCCGCCTTCGTCCAGGAGTTCCGGGCAGAGGCGCGTCTGCTCGGTGGCCTGGATTCGCCGTATGTGGTGGGGCTGTACGAATACGTAGAGGCGCCGCAGGGCGCCGCCATCGTGATGGAGCTGGTCGACGGCATCGCCCTGCGCGCTCTGTTGCTGCGGGAAGGCGCCACCGGCCCCGAGGCAGCCCTGGTGGTGCTCAAGGGCTCGCTGCTGGGGCTGGCCGCAGCCCACCGCATGGGTGTCGTCCACCGCGACTACAAGCCGGAGAACGTCCTGGTCGCGGCGGACGGCTCCTCCAAGCTCGTCGACTTCGGCATCGCCGCAGGCCGCGGCAGCACGCCGGGCGTGGCCGGCACTCCCGCGTACATGGCCCCGGAACAGTGGAACGGGGAGCCCGCCTCCCCTGCGGCCGACGTCTATGCCGCGACCGCGACGTTCTACGAATGCCTCACCGGCCACAAACCGTTCTCCGGCGAGAACTTCGCCGAGCTGGCGCTGCAGCACATCGGCACACCGGTTCCCGAGGAGGAGACCCCGGAGCCCGTGCGCCCTCTGATCAGGCGCGGGATGGCGAAGGAGCCGCAGGAGCGGCCCGAGAACGCGGCGGCGTTTGTAGCGGAGCTGGAAGAGATCGCCGGGGCCGCCTACGGCCCGGACTGGGAGGAGCGGGGCCAGCGCAGACTCGCCGCGCTCGCCGCCCTCCTGCCGTTGCTCTTTCCCTCGGCCTCGGGCCAGGCCGCGGGAACCACCGAGCTGGCGACGACGGCAGTGGGCGGCGGCTGGGGCGGCAGCTGGAAACCGGGCCTGCGGGGAGTGCTGACGGGCGTCGCCGCGCTGGTGGTGGCGGTGATGGTCGCCATTGCCGCGGGAGCGAGGGGGGACGATCCCCGGCAGACGACTGCCCAGTCCCTCGCCACCACCAGCGCGGTACCGGGCAGTGCCACCACCTTGCCCGCCGACGGGCCCACTTCCGCAAGCCCGTCGCCGACCGGCAGTGCCTCCCCCGACAGCTCCCCCTCTCCTTCTTCCGCTTCTCCCTCCGCCAGCGCGACCACCGGGCCGCCGTCACCCCCTCCGTCGTCGACCGCGGCTTCCCCGACGCCGACGTCCGCGCCGCCCACCGAAACCAGCCCGTCCGCTCCCACCACTCCTCCCGTGCGCGTGAAGTCGGTATCCGTGTCGAGCCTTCGGAAGACGAGTACGAGCGTTGCCTCCGCGTCCATCGACGTCGCGACGGACGGGACCGGCCCGGTGACCATCGTCATCGCCTGGTTCACCAGCGACGCCAAGGGCGAACTGGGCGCGCAGGACGGCTCGCAGGCCTTCGAGCGCAGCGGCGCCACGCAGTACACCATCACCCTGGATCACACCTTCCAGGGAAAGGGCTGCTACTGGGGTGTACGGGCCACGACGAACCCGGCCGCCGCGAACAGCAGTTCCTCGCAGCAGATCCAGGCCCGGCGGTGCCCCATCCAATGA
- a CDS encoding SDR family oxidoreductase, producing MQIEGAVALVTGGNRGLGEQIVKALLERGAAKVYAAARNPDSVRTPGAVPLALDITDPDSVRAAAEQAQDVTLLINNAGISTGSGVLDGELDAFRREMDTHVFGTLAMSRAFAPALARNGGGALLNVLSALSWIAFPTSAAYCAAKSAEWSVTNSLRVQLAEQQTLVTSLHVGYMDTDMAAKVDAPKSDPAKVAHLALDGIEAGEYEVLADEISGQVRAGLAAGPAALYPQLAQARG from the coding sequence ATGCAGATCGAAGGCGCAGTGGCTCTGGTGACGGGCGGCAATCGCGGGCTCGGGGAGCAGATCGTCAAGGCGCTCCTGGAGCGCGGGGCGGCCAAGGTCTACGCGGCAGCACGCAATCCGGACTCGGTCAGGACACCGGGAGCCGTGCCGCTCGCACTCGACATCACGGACCCCGACTCGGTCCGCGCCGCGGCCGAGCAGGCCCAGGACGTCACGCTCCTGATCAACAACGCGGGCATCTCCACCGGGTCCGGTGTGCTCGACGGTGAGCTGGACGCCTTCCGGCGGGAGATGGACACCCACGTCTTCGGCACGCTCGCGATGAGCAGGGCCTTTGCTCCCGCTCTCGCCCGCAACGGCGGCGGCGCGCTCCTCAATGTCCTTTCAGCCCTGTCCTGGATCGCGTTCCCCACCAGCGCCGCCTACTGCGCGGCCAAGTCGGCCGAGTGGTCCGTCACCAACTCGCTGCGGGTGCAGCTGGCCGAGCAGCAGACCCTGGTGACGTCCTTGCACGTGGGATACATGGACACGGACATGGCCGCGAAGGTCGACGCCCCCAAGAGCGATCCGGCCAAGGTCGCCCACCTGGCGCTCGACGGCATCGAGGCGGGCGAGTACGAAGTCCTCGCCGACGAGATCAGCGGGCAGGTCAGGGCCGGGCTCGCGGCCGGCCCTGCCGCGCTCTACCCGCAGCTGGCGCAGGCCCGCGGCTAA
- a CDS encoding dihydrofolate reductase family protein: protein MRDLIVTENITLDGVIDATEGWFSPAGDDAEADQSDLEAVLGAHMAAADAFLVGRVTFEEMHGYWPKQTDDTTGVTDYLNAVSKYVVSSTLRDPDWQHTTVLRGPLHDEVQALKSTPGKDIVTTGSISLVQAVIAAGLVDEYRLFVHPVVLGHGRRLFADATEVHRLRLVETRPFNSGIVLLRYRTALDNCG, encoded by the coding sequence ATGAGAGACCTGATCGTCACCGAGAACATCACGCTCGACGGCGTCATCGACGCGACGGAGGGCTGGTTCAGTCCGGCCGGCGACGATGCGGAAGCCGATCAGTCCGACCTCGAGGCGGTACTGGGTGCGCATATGGCGGCAGCCGACGCCTTCCTCGTCGGCCGGGTGACATTCGAGGAGATGCACGGCTACTGGCCGAAACAGACCGACGACACGACGGGCGTCACCGACTATCTCAATGCCGTGTCGAAGTACGTCGTCTCCAGCACGCTGCGCGACCCCGACTGGCAGCACACGACCGTGCTGCGAGGACCACTCCACGATGAGGTTCAGGCCCTCAAATCCACGCCGGGCAAGGACATCGTCACGACGGGCAGCATCAGCCTCGTGCAGGCTGTCATCGCGGCCGGGCTCGTCGACGAGTACCGGCTGTTCGTCCACCCGGTCGTCCTCGGGCACGGCCGGCGGCTGTTCGCGGACGCCACCGAGGTCCATAGGCTGCGACTGGTGGAGACCCGGCCGTTCAACTCGGGCATCGTGCTGCTGCGCTACCGGACGGCGCTCGATAACTGTGGGTAA